In Candidatus Roseilinea sp., one DNA window encodes the following:
- a CDS encoding D-glycerate dehydrogenase: MARYTVLYLCPLGKQHQAWRLSAAPAEFEVVMRRSTEVSRDEVLRLLRDADALITERAGGVDRAMIEAGPRLKIIQRIGSLYHDIDLDAAREFHVPVCVRPIRGTIAVAENLMLQMLAVLRRAVPLQKVLHMPPEAFLPSGPRRTTEDVFAFNWSGQTRVSLIYGKTIGILGFGEIGAELARRLWPWGCRLLYAKRHPLPRFVEEELGIVHRDAEQVLRESDIVVCLLPYFQETDLWLNATRIAMMKPGAWLVEAGSGSVVDEQAVADAVRSGHLAGASFDTYEWEPIRPDNPLLMLADSDPDANIFLLPHIGSCNDSGFSSEFAEFYANVRRALNGEPLEGRVA; the protein is encoded by the coding sequence ATGGCCCGATACACCGTCCTCTACCTCTGCCCCCTGGGCAAACAGCATCAAGCCTGGCGACTGTCCGCTGCCCCCGCCGAGTTCGAGGTCGTCATGCGCCGCAGCACCGAGGTTTCGCGCGATGAAGTACTTCGGTTGCTGCGCGACGCCGATGCGTTGATCACCGAGCGCGCCGGCGGCGTGGATCGCGCGATGATCGAAGCCGGGCCGCGCCTGAAGATCATCCAGCGCATCGGCTCGCTCTACCACGACATAGACCTGGATGCCGCCCGCGAGTTTCATGTGCCGGTGTGCGTGCGCCCGATTCGCGGCACCATCGCCGTGGCCGAGAACCTGATGCTGCAAATGCTGGCCGTGCTGCGCCGGGCCGTGCCCCTGCAAAAGGTGTTGCACATGCCGCCGGAAGCTTTCCTTCCCTCCGGTCCGCGCCGCACCACAGAGGACGTATTCGCCTTCAACTGGAGCGGACAAACGCGCGTGAGCTTGATCTACGGCAAGACCATCGGCATCCTCGGCTTCGGCGAGATCGGCGCGGAGCTGGCGCGCCGCCTGTGGCCATGGGGCTGCCGGCTGCTCTACGCCAAGCGCCATCCGCTGCCGCGCTTCGTGGAGGAGGAGCTAGGCATCGTCCATCGTGACGCAGAGCAGGTGTTGCGCGAGAGCGACATCGTCGTGTGCCTGCTCCCCTACTTCCAGGAAACCGACCTCTGGCTGAACGCGACACGAATCGCCATGATGAAGCCCGGTGCCTGGTTGGTGGAAGCCGGCAGCGGCAGCGTGGTGGATGAGCAAGCAGTCGCCGACGCGGTGCGATCCGGCCATCTGGCTGGCGCGTCGTTCGACACCTATGAGTGGGAACCGATCCGGCCGGACAACCCGCTCCTCATGCTGGCCGACAGCGATCCCGACGCGAACATCTTCCTATTACCGCATATCGGCAGTTGCAACGACAGCGGATTCAGCAGCGAGTTTGCCGAGTTCTACGCCAACGTCCGGCGCGCGCTCAACGGTGAACCGCTCGAAGGTCGCGTGGCCTAA
- a CDS encoding beta-glucosidase encodes MSTLSFPPGFLWGTATSSYQIEGAAHEDGRGRSIWDDFCRYKDAIQDGSDGSVACDHYHRYREDVALMKQLGLQAYRFSIAWPRILPKGYGAVNPKGVAFYDRLVDELLAAGIRPFVTLYHWDLPSALHAQGGWTTRDSAGWFADYAAVVVRALGDRVKDWITLNEPWCSAYLGYEFGMHAPGYQDKALASRAGHNLLLAHALGMQAIRAAGNAETRVGITLNFEPRLPATDSDEDRRAAEQEFDWQYEGFAEPILTGAYSQRMLDRMAGAADIRAGDLAMIAARNDFIGVNYYSAVRVSATRGAVYDDDPEFTRMGWAVRPDGLYAILMKLHRATQGRTPLYITENGASFSDTVTDGRVHDERRVAYLRAHFAATHRAIQDGADVRGFFVWSLMDNFEWSFGYQQCFGIVHVDYATQQRTIKDSGYYLRDVIAANAI; translated from the coding sequence ATGAGCACACTCTCGTTCCCTCCCGGTTTCCTGTGGGGCACAGCGACCTCCTCATATCAGATCGAAGGCGCAGCACACGAAGATGGCCGCGGGCGATCCATCTGGGATGACTTCTGCCGCTACAAGGACGCCATCCAGGACGGCAGCGACGGCAGCGTTGCGTGCGATCACTATCACCGCTATCGAGAAGATGTGGCGCTGATGAAGCAACTTGGCTTACAGGCCTATCGCTTCTCGATTGCCTGGCCGCGCATCTTGCCGAAGGGTTACGGCGCGGTCAACCCCAAGGGGGTCGCGTTCTACGACCGGCTGGTAGATGAGCTGCTGGCTGCCGGCATCCGCCCATTCGTCACGCTGTATCACTGGGATTTGCCTTCAGCGCTGCACGCGCAGGGAGGCTGGACGACGCGCGACAGCGCCGGCTGGTTCGCCGATTACGCCGCGGTCGTCGTGCGCGCCCTAGGCGACCGCGTGAAGGACTGGATCACGCTGAACGAACCGTGGTGCAGCGCCTACCTGGGCTACGAGTTTGGCATGCATGCACCGGGTTACCAAGACAAAGCCTTGGCCTCACGCGCCGGTCACAACCTGTTGTTGGCGCATGCGCTGGGCATGCAAGCGATCCGTGCTGCCGGCAATGCCGAGACCCGCGTGGGCATCACGCTGAACTTCGAGCCACGCCTGCCGGCCACCGACAGCGACGAAGACCGCCGGGCCGCCGAGCAGGAGTTCGACTGGCAGTACGAGGGCTTCGCCGAGCCGATCCTGACCGGCGCCTACAGCCAGCGCATGCTCGATCGCATGGCCGGCGCTGCCGATATCCGCGCCGGTGACCTCGCGATGATCGCGGCGCGCAACGACTTCATCGGCGTGAACTACTACAGCGCCGTGCGGGTGAGTGCCACCAGAGGCGCAGTGTACGACGATGATCCTGAATTCACGCGCATGGGCTGGGCAGTGCGGCCGGACGGGCTCTACGCCATCCTGATGAAGCTGCACCGCGCCACGCAGGGACGCACGCCGCTCTATATCACCGAGAACGGCGCGTCGTTCAGCGATACGGTCACCGACGGGCGCGTGCATGACGAACGCCGCGTCGCGTATCTGCGCGCGCACTTCGCAGCGACGCACCGGGCGATTCAAGACGGCGCCGACGTGCGCGGCTTCTTCGTTTGGTCGTTGATGGATAACTTCGAGTGGTCCTTCGGCTACCAGCAATGCTTTGGGATCGTGCACGTGGACTATGCGACGCAGCAGCGCACCATCAAAGATAGCGGCTATTACCTGCGCGACGTGATCGCTGCCAACGCAATTTGA
- the melA gene encoding alpha-galactosidase yields MSTKIVVIGAGSVSFGPAILRDLFAFAGDLRGSEIWLVDINAEALDVMARYADKLNAAFDQPFTLHATTDRCQALPGARFVIVSVAVDRLATWKLDWQIPLKHGVRHILGENGGPGGLSHTLRNIPLLLSIARDVERLAPQAMLLNFTNPMSRLCMALDRYTRVRFVGLCHQIGEGYHIVNRALGLVPESGDWWADTHAIQQRIHITAAGLNHFTFILDLRDAQTGEDLYPLLRERLAKMPMDFELMSRRLMDVFGLFCATGDGHAGEYIGFAAETMALTGYDFHRYEKHGHEQWERIRRIAGSTDPADLVELKASVRHPGERAVPIIHAMLRDLNQYELSANIRNDGCISNLPGDAIVEVPAIVNARGVHGIHVGPLPKGLAAIMRREVEIQELVVEAGVKGDRNAALQALLLDPHIHSYAQATHLLDDLLKAHAKYLPQFA; encoded by the coding sequence ATGAGCACGAAGATCGTCGTCATCGGCGCAGGCAGCGTGAGCTTCGGCCCGGCCATCCTCAGAGACCTCTTCGCTTTTGCCGGCGACCTGCGCGGCAGCGAGATCTGGCTGGTGGACATCAACGCCGAAGCGCTCGACGTGATGGCGCGCTATGCGGACAAGTTGAATGCCGCCTTCGATCAGCCCTTCACGTTGCACGCCACGACCGATCGCTGCCAGGCGTTACCCGGCGCGCGTTTCGTCATCGTTTCGGTCGCCGTAGATCGTTTGGCGACGTGGAAGCTGGATTGGCAGATCCCGCTCAAACACGGCGTGCGCCACATCCTGGGCGAAAACGGTGGGCCGGGTGGGTTGAGCCACACACTGCGCAACATCCCGCTGCTGCTCAGCATCGCCCGCGACGTGGAGCGGCTCGCGCCGCAAGCCATGCTGCTCAACTTCACCAACCCGATGAGCCGGCTGTGCATGGCGCTCGACCGATATACGCGCGTGCGCTTCGTTGGGCTGTGCCATCAAATCGGCGAGGGATACCACATCGTCAACCGCGCCCTCGGCCTCGTGCCGGAGAGCGGCGATTGGTGGGCCGACACGCACGCGATTCAGCAGCGCATCCACATCACGGCCGCCGGCCTGAACCATTTCACGTTCATCCTCGACTTACGCGATGCCCAGACGGGCGAAGACTTGTATCCGCTGTTGCGCGAGCGGTTGGCCAAGATGCCGATGGACTTCGAGTTGATGTCGCGCCGGTTGATGGACGTCTTCGGCCTGTTCTGTGCGACGGGCGACGGCCACGCCGGCGAATACATCGGCTTCGCTGCGGAGACGATGGCGCTGACCGGCTACGACTTTCACCGCTACGAGAAGCACGGGCATGAGCAGTGGGAGCGCATCCGCCGCATCGCCGGCTCGACGGATCCGGCTGATTTGGTCGAGCTGAAGGCATCCGTCCGGCATCCTGGCGAACGTGCCGTGCCGATCATCCATGCCATGCTGCGTGACCTGAACCAGTATGAGCTTTCGGCCAACATCCGCAACGACGGCTGCATCAGCAACTTGCCGGGCGATGCCATCGTCGAAGTGCCGGCGATCGTGAACGCGCGCGGCGTCCACGGCATCCATGTCGGCCCGCTGCCGAAAGGGCTGGCCGCCATCATGCGCCGTGAAGTCGAGATTCAAGAGCTGGTGGTGGAGGCTGGCGTGAAGGGCGACCGCAACGCTGCACTCCAGGCGCTGCTGCTCGACCCGCACATCCACAGCTATGCGCAGGCCACGCATCTGCTCGACGACCTGCTCAAGGCGCACGCCAAGTACCTGCCTCAGTTCGCTTGA
- a CDS encoding glycosyl transferase produces the protein MRVTLVFTVLNEAASLPALLDSIAAQTRRPDEIVVCDGGSRDDTVALLRGERRFNLRVIEALGANISRGRNLAIAAASHDIIACTDAGVRLDPHWLEKIVAPLADARCHAVAGFFTPDPHTTFEVAMGATVLPELRDIKAETFLPSSRSVAFRKSAWQAAGGYPEWLDYCEDLIFDMKLRERCGDFAFVPEAVVYFRPRGSLRAFFKQYYRYARGDGKANLFLKRHWVRYMTYLVVLPALLVGLIWGAPAVKLLAALLLLAGVVAYTRTPYRRLGRWWRGLPWSEKLKTIALVPVIRVVGDVAKMLGYPVGVWWRLRRRPAP, from the coding sequence GTGCGCGTCACCCTGGTCTTCACCGTGCTGAACGAGGCCGCGAGCCTGCCGGCACTGCTGGACTCGATCGCCGCGCAGACGCGCCGGCCGGATGAGATCGTCGTGTGCGACGGCGGCAGCCGCGATGACACGGTCGCCTTGCTGCGCGGCGAGCGGCGCTTCAACCTGCGCGTGATCGAAGCGCTCGGCGCGAACATCTCCCGTGGGCGCAACCTGGCCATCGCCGCAGCGTCGCACGACATCATCGCCTGCACCGACGCCGGCGTGCGGCTTGATCCACATTGGCTCGAGAAGATCGTCGCGCCGTTGGCCGATGCGCGCTGCCATGCCGTCGCCGGCTTTTTCACGCCCGATCCTCATACGACGTTCGAGGTAGCCATGGGCGCAACGGTGCTGCCGGAGCTGCGCGACATCAAAGCAGAGACGTTTCTGCCCTCGTCGCGCTCGGTGGCCTTCCGCAAGTCGGCCTGGCAAGCCGCCGGCGGCTACCCGGAATGGCTGGACTATTGTGAGGATTTGATCTTCGACATGAAGTTGCGCGAACGCTGCGGCGACTTCGCTTTTGTGCCAGAGGCCGTAGTGTATTTTCGCCCGCGCGGCTCGCTGCGCGCGTTCTTCAAGCAATACTATCGCTACGCCCGCGGCGACGGCAAAGCGAACCTATTCCTCAAGCGGCACTGGGTGCGCTACATGACGTATCTGGTGGTGCTGCCGGCGCTGTTGGTCGGCCTGATCTGGGGCGCGCCGGCGGTCAAGCTGCTCGCCGCGCTCCTGCTGCTGGCCGGCGTCGTCGCATATACGCGGACGCCCTACCGCCGGCTGGGGCGCTGGTGGCGCGGCTTGCCCTGGTCAGAGAAGCTGAAGACCATTGCGCTGGTGCCGGTCATCCGCGTCGTGGGCGACGTCGCCAAGATGCTCGGCTATCCGGTTGGCGTGTGGTGGCGGCTGCGACGTCGGCCGGCGCCGTAG
- the purM gene encoding phosphoribosylformylglycinamidine cyclo-ligase — protein MTSAYAAAGVDIDAGNEAVALMRAAVQSTYTPDVLAGIGSFGGLFDAAQLRDMRAPVLVASTDGVGTKVKLAAAFGRYESIGHDIVNHCINDILVQGARPLFFLDYIAASKLDPSQVASVVKGMAEACRDAGCALLGGETAEMPGVYADGAFDVAGTIVGVVEREALLPRLNAIAPGDVLIGLASSGPHTNGYSLIRKVLADRLASAQPDDPLVDALLAPHRSYLDVVTRARAAAPIKALAHITGGGFVENIPRVLPPGLRAEIDYAAWPMPPVFALIQSAGNIGDAEMRRVFNCGIGMVMIVAPEHTNVVQAALGEPSWVIGRLEIRDERSNL, from the coding sequence ATGACCTCTGCCTATGCCGCCGCCGGTGTGGACATTGACGCCGGCAATGAAGCCGTTGCGCTGATGCGAGCCGCGGTGCAGTCCACCTATACGCCGGACGTGCTGGCCGGCATCGGCAGCTTCGGCGGCTTGTTCGACGCGGCGCAACTGCGGGACATGCGCGCGCCGGTGCTAGTGGCGAGCACAGACGGCGTCGGCACCAAGGTCAAGTTGGCCGCGGCCTTTGGTCGCTACGAATCCATCGGCCATGACATCGTCAACCACTGCATCAACGACATCCTGGTGCAGGGGGCGCGTCCGTTGTTCTTCCTGGACTACATCGCGGCGTCGAAGCTCGATCCGAGCCAGGTTGCTTCGGTCGTGAAAGGCATGGCCGAAGCGTGCCGCGATGCCGGTTGTGCGCTATTAGGCGGCGAGACCGCCGAGATGCCCGGTGTGTATGCCGACGGCGCGTTCGACGTGGCCGGGACGATCGTCGGCGTGGTCGAACGCGAGGCGCTCTTGCCACGGCTGAATGCGATCGCGCCGGGCGACGTTTTGATCGGCCTCGCCTCGTCCGGGCCGCACACGAACGGCTATTCACTCATCCGCAAGGTGCTGGCCGACCGGTTGGCCTCGGCGCAGCCGGACGATCCGCTCGTAGATGCGCTGCTCGCGCCGCACCGCAGTTATCTCGATGTCGTCACGCGTGCGCGTGCCGCCGCGCCGATCAAGGCACTGGCGCACATCACCGGCGGCGGCTTCGTCGAAAACATCCCACGCGTGTTGCCGCCCGGCCTGCGCGCGGAGATTGATTACGCCGCATGGCCGATGCCCCCCGTCTTCGCGCTGATCCAGTCGGCCGGCAATATCGGTGACGCAGAGATGCGACGGGTGTTCAACTGCGGCATCGGCATGGTGATGATCGTCGCGCCGGAGCACACGAATGTAGTGCAGGCAGCGCTGGGCGAGCCGTCTTGGGTGATTGGGAGATTAGAGATTAGGGATGAGAGATCCAATCTCTAA
- a CDS encoding cyclase, whose protein sequence is MRRFEYSFVVNAPLDKVWAFHDDPTALPKVMTGPVKMHVHHVDRPLQPGSRILMTMQIGPIRRRWNVRLRAKEAPRFFTDEQIEGEGPFRRWRHTHAFEAIDADRTRVIDRLEYEPPFGWLGKIGDVLFGGIVMRGMFASRARATRRWLESQASDATRPASAEQLAK, encoded by the coding sequence ATGCGCCGTTTCGAGTATTCCTTCGTCGTGAACGCGCCGCTCGACAAAGTCTGGGCGTTCCACGACGACCCGACCGCGCTGCCGAAGGTGATGACCGGTCCGGTGAAGATGCACGTGCACCATGTAGATCGCCCACTGCAGCCGGGCAGCCGCATCCTGATGACGATGCAAATCGGGCCGATCCGCCGTCGCTGGAATGTCCGGCTGCGCGCGAAGGAAGCCCCGCGCTTCTTCACCGACGAGCAGATCGAAGGCGAAGGGCCGTTTCGACGGTGGCGCCACACGCATGCATTCGAGGCGATAGATGCCGATCGCACCCGTGTGATTGATCGTCTGGAATACGAGCCCCCGTTCGGCTGGCTCGGCAAGATCGGCGATGTGCTGTTCGGCGGCATCGTCATGCGCGGCATGTTTGCTTCGCGTGCCAGAGCAACCCGGCGATGGCTGGAGTCGCAGGCTTCGGATGCAACGCGGCCGGCCAGCGCCGAGCAGTTGGCAAAGTGA
- a CDS encoding oxidoreductase translates to MKDRVVVITGASSGIGRAAALMLAKAGAKLGLAARNYHALMEVADAARQLGAQAIAVPTDVTQKDQVADMVSEVLASFGRIDGLVNCAGVGVIRPIEQLTEADIDRTYAVNTKGVILVSQAVGAAMLKTGGGRIVTPVGTMGRYVMRGSAAYSASKWGAVGALKAMATEWQRSGIGITLLYLGGVNSPFWDAIDMKVQRDKMLSTEDAAQAILYALQAPPNGVLNEIVLQPESHQFI, encoded by the coding sequence ATGAAAGATCGAGTCGTTGTGATCACCGGCGCAAGCAGCGGCATCGGCCGCGCTGCTGCGCTGATGCTGGCGAAGGCCGGCGCCAAATTGGGGCTGGCGGCGCGCAACTATCACGCGCTGATGGAAGTGGCCGACGCTGCCCGGCAGCTCGGCGCGCAGGCCATCGCCGTCCCCACCGACGTGACGCAGAAAGACCAGGTGGCCGACATGGTGAGTGAGGTGCTGGCCAGCTTCGGGCGGATTGACGGGCTGGTGAACTGCGCCGGCGTGGGCGTCATCCGGCCAATCGAGCAACTGACCGAAGCGGATATTGACCGCACCTATGCCGTGAACACGAAGGGCGTCATCCTGGTCTCGCAGGCGGTCGGAGCGGCAATGCTGAAAACCGGCGGTGGCAGGATCGTCACGCCGGTGGGCACGATGGGGCGCTACGTGATGCGCGGCAGCGCCGCCTACAGCGCGAGCAAATGGGGCGCAGTGGGTGCGCTCAAGGCGATGGCGACCGAGTGGCAACGCAGTGGCATCGGCATCACATTGCTCTACCTCGGCGGTGTGAATTCCCCGTTCTGGGACGCGATTGACATGAAGGTGCAGCGCGACAAGATGCTGAGCACAGAGGATGCCGCTCAGGCGATCCTCTACGCGCTGCAAGCGCCGCCGAACGGTGTGCTCAACGAGATCGTGCTACAACCGGAAAGTCACCAGTTCATCTAG
- a CDS encoding bifunctional folylpolyglutamate synthase/dihydrofolate synthase — MLYTEALDYLYSLANYERIPIGAYTPETLNLDRMRNVLARLGNPQERYRTVHVAGTKGKGSTCALMASCLKQLGLKVGLYTSPHLSSFRERIQVNGELIAPEAVGVLAQKIKEAAEEVPGLTTFEAATAMGFLHFSRQDVDWAVIEVGLGGRLDATNVITPQAAIITSISYDHQHILGNTLSEIAAEKAGIIKPGVPVISQAQPAAAMAVIERVAQERGAPLTVIGRHWRWTPGPFSLVKQSFEIKKVSLIRSKEKPFVNDLEGWYEIALLGKHQIENAATVIATVDVIRDALLATGAHDFGARAVRDGLRLATWPGRFEILRADPPLIADGAHNLDSANKLAATLAEVFPGRRWTFIFGTLRDKDAEGMIKALNPRATRWIFSQQSDSPRAVPAEQLLAIAAQADISRAVAFPDLAGALDVAIKGDEPVCIFGSVAFVGEARVKWARLTGAEALPACD, encoded by the coding sequence ATGCTCTACACCGAAGCCCTGGATTATCTGTATTCACTCGCCAATTACGAACGTATCCCGATTGGCGCCTATACGCCCGAGACGCTGAACCTCGACCGGATGCGCAATGTGCTGGCCCGCCTGGGTAACCCGCAGGAGCGCTATCGCACCGTCCACGTGGCCGGCACGAAAGGCAAAGGTTCGACGTGTGCGCTCATGGCGTCGTGCCTGAAGCAGCTCGGACTGAAAGTCGGCCTGTACACCTCGCCGCACCTGAGCAGCTTCCGCGAGCGCATCCAGGTGAACGGCGAATTGATCGCGCCGGAAGCCGTCGGGGTGCTGGCGCAGAAAATCAAAGAAGCTGCCGAAGAAGTGCCCGGCCTCACCACGTTCGAGGCAGCAACGGCTATGGGCTTTTTGCACTTCTCGCGCCAGGATGTGGATTGGGCGGTGATCGAAGTCGGCCTGGGTGGCCGGTTGGACGCCACCAACGTGATCACGCCGCAGGCCGCGATCATCACCTCGATCAGCTACGACCACCAGCATATCCTCGGCAACACGCTGAGCGAGATCGCAGCGGAAAAGGCCGGCATCATCAAGCCCGGCGTGCCGGTGATCAGCCAGGCGCAGCCGGCAGCAGCGATGGCCGTGATCGAGCGCGTCGCGCAGGAACGCGGCGCGCCGCTCACCGTGATCGGGCGACATTGGCGCTGGACGCCAGGGCCGTTCTCGCTCGTCAAGCAATCGTTCGAGATCAAGAAGGTGTCGCTCATCCGCAGCAAGGAGAAGCCGTTCGTCAACGATCTGGAGGGTTGGTATGAAATTGCCTTGCTCGGCAAACACCAGATCGAAAACGCGGCGACCGTGATCGCGACGGTGGATGTGATCCGCGACGCGTTGCTGGCCACCGGCGCGCATGACTTCGGCGCGCGCGCCGTGCGCGATGGCTTGCGGCTGGCGACCTGGCCGGGCCGCTTCGAGATCCTGCGGGCCGATCCCCCCCTGATTGCTGACGGCGCGCACAACCTGGACAGCGCAAACAAGTTGGCAGCGACGCTAGCCGAGGTCTTCCCCGGCCGGCGCTGGACCTTCATCTTCGGCACGCTCCGGGACAAGGACGCCGAGGGCATGATCAAAGCGCTCAACCCGCGCGCGACGCGGTGGATCTTCTCGCAACAGTCCGACTCGCCGCGCGCCGTCCCGGCCGAGCAGCTGTTGGCGATCGCGGCCCAGGCGGACATCTCGCGCGCGGTTGCGTTTCCGGATTTGGCCGGTGCGCTAGACGTCGCAATCAAGGGTGACGAGCCGGTATGTATCTTCGGCAGTGTAGCTTTTGTCGGCGAGGCGCGCGTGAAATGGGCGCGGTTGACCGGCGCCGAAGCGCTGCCGGCGTGCGATTGA